The Desulfomicrobium apsheronum genome has a window encoding:
- a CDS encoding tRNA1(Val) (adenine(37)-N6)-methyltransferase, with translation MTTTAEEQARRNFPRGLSQPESGFRFSMDALLLAAFAGRERVRGRVLDLGTGCGVVGLGLALNHPDFFGIGLDLNPDMLRHARENVRRLGFEERFALLRADACGPWGLAPESMDLVLSNPPYRDPGRGRICPDESKTLARFEHRAGLSDFVRAAGYLVRNRKSCVFIHLAERIDELLDLLRASRLQPKEVLFVHQRHDSTARLVLVRALKNGGPGLAVHPPLILHEGLGSQTRLAASALAFCPRLACNADSGNRNSRTNGGNSKKP, from the coding sequence ATGACCACGACGGCCGAGGAACAGGCCCGGCGGAATTTTCCGCGCGGGCTCTCCCAGCCGGAGTCGGGTTTTCGTTTTTCCATGGACGCGCTGCTCCTGGCCGCCTTTGCCGGGCGGGAGCGGGTGCGTGGCCGGGTTCTGGACCTGGGGACCGGATGCGGGGTGGTGGGGCTTGGATTGGCCCTGAACCACCCCGATTTTTTTGGGATCGGCCTGGACCTGAATCCGGACATGCTGCGCCATGCACGCGAAAATGTCCGCCGTCTGGGTTTTGAGGAGCGTTTCGCCCTGCTTCGGGCCGACGCCTGCGGGCCGTGGGGCCTTGCACCTGAAAGCATGGATCTGGTGCTCTCGAATCCGCCGTACCGCGATCCCGGCCGGGGCCGGATCTGCCCGGACGAGAGCAAGACGCTGGCACGCTTCGAGCATCGGGCCGGGCTTTCGGATTTTGTGCGGGCCGCCGGGTATCTGGTGCGCAACCGCAAGAGTTGCGTCTTCATCCATCTGGCCGAAAGAATTGACGAGCTGCTGGATCTGCTGCGTGCCTCCCGGCTTCAGCCCAAGGAGGTGCTGTTCGTGCACCAGCGCCATGACAGCACGGCCCGGCTGGTGCTTGTGCGGGCCCTCAAGAACGGAGGGCCGGGCCTTGCGGTGCATCCTCCCCTGATTCTGCACGAGGGCCTGGGCAGCCAGACGCGCCTGGCCGCCTCGGCGCTGGCATTCTGCCCACGCCTGGCCTGTAACGCGGACTCCGGAAACAGGAATTCCCGCACAAATGGCGGGAATTCGAAAAAGCCTTGA
- the murJ gene encoding murein biosynthesis integral membrane protein MurJ, with product MSTNRTIAKNASIVSGATMLSRVLGLVRDLIMAYALGASVLADAFFVAFRVPNLLRSLFAEGSLTMAFVPTFVKIRQSEGNEAAFVLARSIQLWLLVILGLLTVFVLLFPKAVTLLIASGFAAKRPELFELTASLVQICFPYILFISGVALCMGILNSMGHFLIPALAPCILNIVLISASLLAIKVGGNVAVYLAWGVLVAGVGQWLLQQPILRSKGFSWVGPVEPTGPGVRRIGTLMLPTILGSAVYQINILISTGMASFLPEGSVSYLYYADRLFQFPLGVFGVAVGVATLPSLSILAAPEKRTEFRETLSTSLGLTLFVNLPAAAGLAGLSLPLVDLLFGRGEFSSAAVHGTAMALLGYVVGLPAFSSVRSLASAYYALGDTKTPVRVALGSLCVFVVAGYTGMQVLGHVGLALASSLSAWINVVLLGFLLRRHCGAWFRVNRDMVISFALSLVMLAGCWMSTRLGPFCLLFIPVWAALYMGAALLLNVSQARLFANVLGRRAWRKRA from the coding sequence TTGTCCACCAATCGAACCATCGCCAAGAACGCATCCATCGTTTCCGGCGCCACCATGCTGAGCCGGGTGCTCGGGCTCGTGCGTGATCTGATCATGGCCTACGCCCTGGGCGCGTCCGTGCTGGCCGACGCGTTTTTCGTGGCCTTTCGTGTCCCCAACCTGCTCCGCAGTCTCTTTGCCGAAGGCTCCCTGACCATGGCCTTCGTGCCCACCTTCGTCAAAATCCGGCAGAGCGAGGGCAACGAGGCGGCCTTTGTGCTGGCCAGGTCCATCCAGCTTTGGCTGCTGGTCATCCTCGGCCTGCTGACCGTTTTCGTACTGCTCTTCCCCAAGGCCGTGACCCTGCTCATCGCCTCGGGTTTCGCGGCCAAGCGGCCGGAGCTTTTCGAGCTGACCGCGAGCCTGGTCCAGATCTGCTTTCCCTACATCCTGTTCATCTCCGGAGTGGCCCTGTGCATGGGCATCCTGAACAGCATGGGGCATTTTCTCATCCCGGCCCTGGCTCCGTGCATTCTCAATATCGTGCTCATCAGCGCCAGCCTTCTGGCCATAAAGGTCGGCGGAAACGTGGCCGTGTATCTGGCCTGGGGCGTGCTTGTGGCCGGGGTCGGGCAGTGGCTCCTGCAGCAGCCCATCCTGCGCTCCAAGGGCTTTTCCTGGGTCGGGCCGGTGGAGCCGACGGGACCGGGCGTGCGGCGCATCGGCACGCTCATGCTGCCCACCATTTTGGGCTCGGCCGTGTACCAGATCAACATCCTGATCAGCACGGGGATGGCCTCCTTTCTGCCTGAGGGCTCCGTGTCGTACCTCTATTACGCGGACCGGCTCTTTCAGTTTCCCCTGGGCGTTTTCGGCGTGGCCGTGGGCGTGGCCACCCTGCCTTCGCTGTCCATCCTGGCCGCACCCGAGAAACGCACGGAGTTCCGCGAAACACTGTCCACCTCCCTGGGCCTGACCCTGTTCGTGAACCTGCCCGCCGCCGCGGGCCTGGCCGGATTGTCGCTGCCCCTGGTGGACCTGCTCTTCGGACGCGGGGAGTTTTCCTCGGCGGCGGTGCATGGCACGGCCATGGCCCTGCTTGGCTACGTGGTCGGGCTGCCCGCCTTTTCGAGCGTGCGCTCCCTGGCCTCGGCCTACTATGCCCTGGGCGACACCAAAACCCCGGTGCGCGTGGCCCTGGGCAGTCTGTGCGTTTTCGTGGTTGCCGGCTACACCGGCATGCAGGTGCTGGGGCACGTGGGCCTGGCCCTGGCCTCGTCCCTGTCGGCCTGGATCAACGTGGTGCTCCTTGGTTTCCTGCTGCGGCGGCATTGCGGAGCCTGGTTCCGCGTGAATCGCGACATGGTCATCTCGTTCGCCCTGAGCCTGGTCATGCTCGCCGGATGCTGGATGAGCACCCGGCTCGGCCCGTTCTGTTTGCTCTTCATTCCCGTCTGGGCGGCCCTGTACATGGGGGCGGCCCTGCTCCTGAACGTAAGCCAGGCGCGGCTTTTCGCCAACGTGCTGGGCAGGCGGGCATGGCGCAAAAGAGCCTGA
- a CDS encoding 4Fe-4S dicluster domain-containing protein translates to MTIARRQFLKSAGLGIAAMAAAPAHAWESKAPDDPLGCLVDVTRCIGCRKCELACNQVNNLPAPESSFEDMRVLDAKRRPTAGAYTVVNRYYPGPVGERGELVPSFVKVQCMHCQDPACVSACVTGALSKKENGTVHYDVDRCIGCRYCMIACPFEIPAYDFHDPLTPQVRKCTFCLDRLEEGKNPGCASICPTEAITFGKRSTLLDLARGRIENDPSRYENHIYGEHEGGGTSWMYIAGTPFAKLGFPGVPLEPLPRRSETIQHALFSYLWSPALLFGGLALTMKMLTGEKSNPDKE, encoded by the coding sequence ATGACTATCGCTCGTCGGCAATTTCTCAAATCAGCCGGTCTGGGCATAGCCGCCATGGCCGCGGCTCCGGCCCATGCATGGGAATCCAAGGCCCCGGACGATCCGCTCGGATGTCTGGTGGACGTGACTCGCTGCATCGGCTGCCGCAAATGCGAGCTGGCCTGCAATCAGGTCAACAACCTGCCCGCGCCCGAGAGCTCCTTCGAGGACATGCGCGTGCTCGACGCCAAGCGCCGCCCCACGGCCGGAGCCTACACGGTCGTGAACCGCTATTATCCGGGGCCTGTCGGAGAACGCGGCGAGCTTGTGCCAAGCTTCGTCAAGGTGCAGTGCATGCACTGCCAGGATCCGGCCTGTGTTTCGGCCTGCGTCACCGGTGCACTGTCCAAAAAAGAGAATGGCACGGTGCACTACGATGTGGACCGGTGCATCGGCTGTCGCTACTGCATGATCGCCTGCCCGTTCGAGATTCCGGCCTACGATTTCCACGATCCTCTCACCCCGCAGGTGCGCAAATGCACCTTCTGTCTCGACCGGCTCGAAGAGGGCAAGAATCCCGGATGCGCCTCCATCTGTCCCACCGAGGCCATAACGTTCGGCAAACGCTCGACGCTTCTGGATCTGGCCCGAGGGCGCATCGAAAACGACCCCAGCCGCTACGAGAACCACATCTACGGCGAACATGAAGGCGGCGGCACGAGCTGGATGTACATCGCGGGCACCCCCTTCGCCAAACTCGGTTTCCCCGGCGTCCCCCTGGAGCCCCTGCCCCGGCGCAGCGAAACCATCCAGCACGCCCTCTTCAGCTACCTCTGGTCCCCCGCCCTGCTCTTCGGTGGGCTGGCCCTGACCATGAAAATGCTCACGGGCGAAAAATCAAATCCGGACAAGGAGTAA
- a CDS encoding tetrathionate reductase family octaheme c-type cytochrome, which translates to MKTSRRARLTLAMLCAAVIIIAAVILPDLAVTAPEQGKPLGPVEKIRTPRNPRPEDWQAPDHAAALERAKAPREFVAKVKSEDPKLRQIRFKNLGLGVGDIKYSYMILDSPLVNTFENLYGPARFMHSKHAASLGGDCALCHHASPEGSDAGIDRLSETVACRTCHQESFNPAHPERIGLKAAYHQQCMGCHEEMNKGPIDCVGCHAKRVPDHKDLVRLPDDPTPMEVTQECLRCHQKAGEDMIKSAHWLWKGPSPYTVERQKKVMSGKATDTLNNFCIALPSNWPRCTSCHAGYGWKDETFDFTDMTRVDCLVCHDATDSYHKSPPAAGMPAPEVDLKFVAENVGKTNRNTCGNCHFQGGGGDAVKHADMCAVLRYPERNCDVHMGGYDFTCTDCHAAANHKIRGRSTSLPVAEGSRTCEDCHTSKPHYGDSMLDFHLNKHTDAVACNTCHSPVYSKCKATKTWWDWSEAGDKSREPVKDKYGMEDYNWMKGSFEWKEAKKPVYAWYNGYMERLLLGDVIAPEAMGFAPGDSLSAEERRSLPVTNITAPVGSIRDPSSKIFPFKLMDGIQPADAKHNYLLVPHLYPTSPDDKSAYWKNLDWQKAFVDGMKAAGLPYSGEYAWVRTNMYWGIKHEVMPKEMALSCVQCHESLKGEKTCDRCHQDRRDVDFKKLTVSGTDFGKMLSQGRDVAELVGVTDYIDFKALGYKSDPILSGGRFTKLPLGRTEP; encoded by the coding sequence ATGAAAACATCCAGACGGGCACGACTCACCCTGGCCATGCTCTGCGCGGCCGTCATCATCATCGCGGCTGTGATCCTGCCAGATTTGGCCGTCACGGCTCCGGAACAGGGCAAACCATTGGGGCCAGTGGAGAAAATCCGCACACCTCGCAACCCGAGGCCCGAGGACTGGCAAGCGCCGGATCACGCCGCCGCCCTGGAGCGCGCCAAGGCCCCACGCGAATTCGTGGCCAAGGTCAAGAGCGAGGACCCCAAGCTGCGCCAGATCAGATTCAAGAATCTGGGGCTGGGCGTCGGCGACATCAAATACTCGTACATGATTCTGGACAGTCCGCTGGTCAACACCTTTGAAAATCTCTACGGACCGGCGCGCTTCATGCATTCCAAACACGCCGCCAGCCTCGGCGGCGACTGCGCCCTGTGCCACCACGCCAGCCCCGAAGGATCCGACGCGGGCATCGACAGGCTGTCCGAGACCGTGGCCTGCCGCACCTGCCATCAGGAGTCCTTCAACCCCGCGCACCCGGAACGCATCGGCCTCAAGGCGGCCTACCATCAGCAGTGCATGGGATGTCATGAAGAGATGAACAAAGGTCCCATCGACTGTGTTGGCTGTCACGCCAAGCGCGTCCCCGACCACAAGGATCTGGTCAGGCTCCCCGACGATCCGACCCCCATGGAGGTCACGCAGGAATGTCTGCGCTGCCATCAGAAAGCCGGCGAGGACATGATAAAAAGCGCCCACTGGCTTTGGAAAGGCCCGTCACCCTACACTGTCGAACGCCAGAAGAAGGTCATGAGCGGCAAGGCCACCGACACCCTGAACAACTTCTGCATCGCCCTGCCCTCCAACTGGCCCCGCTGCACCTCCTGTCACGCGGGATACGGGTGGAAGGACGAGACCTTCGACTTCACGGACATGACCAGGGTCGACTGCCTGGTCTGTCACGACGCCACGGACAGCTACCACAAATCCCCGCCCGCGGCGGGCATGCCCGCTCCCGAGGTGGATCTCAAGTTCGTGGCGGAGAACGTCGGCAAGACCAACCGCAACACCTGCGGCAACTGCCATTTCCAGGGCGGCGGCGGGGACGCGGTCAAGCACGCGGACATGTGCGCGGTGCTGCGCTATCCCGAACGCAACTGCGACGTGCACATGGGCGGCTACGATTTCACCTGCACCGATTGCCACGCGGCCGCGAACCACAAGATTCGGGGACGCAGCACCTCCCTGCCCGTGGCCGAGGGCTCGCGCACCTGCGAAGACTGCCACACCAGCAAGCCCCACTACGGGGACAGCATGCTCGACTTTCACCTTAACAAGCACACCGACGCAGTGGCCTGCAACACCTGCCATTCACCCGTCTACTCCAAATGCAAGGCCACCAAGACCTGGTGGGACTGGTCCGAAGCCGGAGACAAGTCACGCGAGCCAGTCAAGGACAAGTATGGCATGGAGGACTACAATTGGATGAAAGGCAGCTTCGAATGGAAGGAGGCCAAAAAACCCGTGTACGCATGGTACAATGGCTACATGGAGCGCCTGCTCCTGGGCGACGTCATCGCCCCCGAGGCCATGGGCTTCGCACCCGGCGACAGCCTGTCCGCCGAAGAGCGCCGCAGCCTCCCCGTGACCAACATCACGGCTCCCGTGGGCAGCATACGGGATCCCTCGTCCAAGATCTTCCCCTTCAAGCTCATGGACGGGATTCAGCCCGCCGACGCCAAGCACAACTATCTCCTGGTTCCGCACCTCTACCCGACATCGCCGGACGACAAATCCGCCTACTGGAAAAACCTCGACTGGCAAAAGGCCTTCGTGGACGGCATGAAGGCGGCCGGGCTGCCCTACAGCGGGGAATACGCCTGGGTACGTACCAACATGTACTGGGGCATCAAGCACGAGGTCATGCCCAAGGAGATGGCCCTGTCCTGCGTGCAGTGCCACGAGAGCCTAAAGGGAGAGAAAACCTGTGATCGATGCCATCAGGACAGGCGCGACGTGGATTTCAAGAAGCTGACCGTATCCGGCACCGACTTTGGCAAGATGCTCTCCCAGGGCCGCGATGTGGCGGAACTGGTCGGCGTCACCGATTACATCGACTTCAAGGCCCTCGGCTACAAGAGCGACCCGATCCTGAGCGGCGGACGTTTCACCAAGCTGCCGCTGGGACGTACCGAACCCTGA
- a CDS encoding LL-diaminopimelate aminotransferase: MIRINENYLKLKASYLFADISRRVTAFQQANPDKKIIRLGIGDVTEPLPEAVVAAFHKGVDEMADAGTFRGYGPEQGYDFLRDLIAKEDFQSRGADISGDEIFVSDGAKCDTGNIQELFAGDIRIAIPDPVYPVYVDTNVMAGRTGQNVDGRYEGLVYLDGTRENGFIPELPGEPVDLIYLCYPNNPTGATITRAQLKAWVDYARENKALILFDAAYEAFIRDPELPRSIYEIEGAREVAIEFRSLSKTAGFTGTRLAFTVVPKTCMAYDGQGGAHSLHAMWNRRHTTKFNGVSYPVQRAAAAVYSPEGKAQSRALVDHYLNNAAIIRKEMTALGYDCVGGENSPYVWIDGKMGSWDFFDMLLNKAAVVCTPGAGFGSCGEGYIRISAFNSLANVQEAMERLRAVLK, from the coding sequence ATGATCCGCATCAATGAAAACTATCTCAAGCTCAAAGCCTCCTACCTTTTTGCCGACATCTCCCGGCGGGTGACCGCTTTCCAGCAGGCCAATCCCGACAAGAAGATCATCCGTCTCGGCATCGGCGACGTGACCGAGCCCCTGCCCGAAGCGGTCGTGGCGGCCTTTCACAAGGGCGTGGACGAGATGGCTGACGCCGGAACATTTCGTGGCTATGGCCCGGAGCAGGGCTATGATTTTCTGCGCGACCTGATCGCAAAAGAGGATTTCCAGTCGCGCGGGGCGGACATTTCCGGAGACGAGATTTTTGTCAGCGACGGAGCCAAGTGCGATACCGGCAACATCCAGGAGCTTTTCGCCGGAGACATCCGCATCGCCATCCCCGATCCGGTCTATCCGGTCTACGTGGACACCAACGTCATGGCCGGTCGTACCGGGCAGAACGTGGACGGCCGCTACGAAGGCCTCGTCTACCTCGACGGCACCCGGGAAAACGGCTTCATTCCCGAACTGCCCGGCGAGCCCGTGGACCTCATCTATCTGTGCTACCCCAACAACCCCACCGGCGCGACCATCACCAGGGCCCAGCTCAAGGCCTGGGTGGATTATGCCCGCGAGAACAAGGCGCTCATCCTTTTTGATGCCGCCTACGAGGCCTTCATCCGCGATCCCGAGCTGCCCAGATCCATCTACGAGATCGAAGGCGCGCGCGAGGTGGCCATCGAGTTCCGCTCCCTGTCCAAAACCGCCGGATTCACGGGCACGCGCCTGGCCTTCACCGTGGTGCCGAAGACCTGCATGGCCTACGACGGCCAGGGGGGCGCGCACAGCCTTCACGCCATGTGGAACCGCCGCCACACCACCAAGTTCAACGGCGTGTCCTATCCTGTGCAAAGAGCCGCCGCTGCCGTCTATTCGCCCGAGGGCAAGGCGCAGTCCCGGGCGCTGGTGGATCACTACCTGAACAACGCGGCCATCATCCGCAAGGAAATGACCGCGCTTGGCTACGATTGCGTTGGCGGCGAGAATTCGCCCTATGTCTGGATCGACGGCAAGATGGGCTCATGGGACTTTTTCGACATGCTCTTAAACAAGGCCGCCGTGGTCTGCACTCCGGGCGCTGGCTTCGGCTCCTGCGGCGAAGGCTATATCCGCATCTCCGCCTTCAACAGCCTGGCCAACGTTCAGGAGGCCATGGAGCGGCTGCGCGCCGTCCTGAAATAG
- the nrfD gene encoding NrfD/PsrC family molybdoenzyme membrane anchor subunit → MHHPRPIDRPFWSPGVLVLLGVMLAGGVALMVRFIFGLGYATNLSNTNPWGIWIGMDVASGVALAAGGFTTAALAHIFGRHAYEAVTRPALLTAALGYTFVAFAVFVDIGRSWAIWKPVFFHNYNSALFEVAMCVMIYLSVLWIEMVPILAEKWGSKIRILGWFNRKLSSFMWIFIVLGVVLSCMHQSSLGTLMVIAPTKIHALWYTPFLPLLFLLSAFAVGYPMVIVETNLATTSLGLSSEMEVLAPLSRFTIVTLGLYMSLKLWDLVHRGALSLAFEGSLAANSFLAELGLGVILPWTLLLFPSVRRSRRGLFFAALLIVGGVLLNRVNVFLVAYTPQTGTIPYFPSIGEILVTAGAVATIMFLYRTLVTFAPVLSAPKHEEMTR, encoded by the coding sequence ATGCATCACCCTCGACCCATCGACCGTCCCTTCTGGTCCCCGGGCGTCCTGGTCCTGCTCGGAGTCATGCTGGCCGGAGGCGTGGCCCTCATGGTCCGCTTCATCTTCGGCCTGGGCTACGCCACCAATCTCTCCAACACCAACCCCTGGGGCATCTGGATCGGCATGGACGTCGCGTCCGGCGTGGCCCTGGCCGCCGGAGGGTTCACCACCGCCGCCCTGGCCCACATCTTCGGCCGCCATGCCTACGAGGCCGTGACCCGTCCCGCGCTCTTGACCGCCGCCCTGGGTTACACCTTCGTCGCCTTCGCCGTATTTGTCGATATCGGGCGTTCCTGGGCCATCTGGAAACCCGTCTTTTTCCACAATTACAATTCGGCCCTCTTCGAAGTGGCCATGTGCGTCATGATCTACCTGAGCGTGCTCTGGATCGAGATGGTCCCGATCCTGGCTGAAAAATGGGGCTCGAAGATCAGGATCCTGGGCTGGTTCAATCGCAAGCTCTCCTCCTTCATGTGGATTTTCATCGTGCTTGGCGTTGTGCTGTCCTGCATGCATCAGTCGAGCCTCGGCACGCTCATGGTCATCGCCCCGACCAAGATCCACGCCCTGTGGTACACGCCCTTCCTGCCCCTGCTCTTTCTACTCTCGGCCTTCGCGGTGGGCTATCCCATGGTCATCGTCGAAACCAACCTGGCCACCACGTCCCTCGGGCTCTCAAGCGAGATGGAGGTCCTGGCGCCGCTGTCGCGCTTCACCATCGTCACCCTGGGGCTGTACATGTCGCTCAAGCTCTGGGACCTTGTGCATCGCGGAGCCCTGTCCCTGGCCTTTGAAGGAAGCCTCGCGGCCAACAGCTTCCTGGCCGAACTGGGGCTTGGCGTGATCCTGCCCTGGACTCTCCTGCTGTTCCCGTCGGTGCGCAGATCGCGGCGCGGGCTCTTCTTCGCCGCCCTGCTCATTGTCGGCGGCGTGCTGCTCAATCGGGTCAACGTCTTTCTGGTGGCCTACACCCCGCAAACCGGGACAATCCCGTATTTTCCGTCCATCGGCGAAATTCTCGTCACGGCGGGAGCCGTGGCGACGATCATGTTTCTGTACCGGACGCTCGTGACCTTTGCGCCGGTCCTGTCCGCACCCAAGCACGAGGAGATGACGCGATGA
- a CDS encoding Crp/Fnr family transcriptional regulator has protein sequence MEIIRALEEMSLLQGLSPQELAGLARDAVWKTFAPGEFVFHQGDEARRFHVLHSGMLKLFRSTAEGRDQTVYLVEQGDPFCLCTLYGAKVLPVSALTMTACEVIAFSGESMARQLRLSPQVLLNIVLVLNTRLMHSYQMIEDLALRSIHQRVASFLLHAVRVRGEAAPRVTLSVSRQEVAKILGTTPETISRVLARLCQDGLIEARGREIVLLDYQGMVDAAG, from the coding sequence GTGGAAATCATTCGGGCCTTGGAAGAAATGAGCCTGTTGCAGGGCCTCTCCCCCCAGGAACTGGCCGGACTGGCGCGGGATGCGGTCTGGAAAACCTTTGCTCCCGGTGAGTTCGTGTTTCACCAGGGCGACGAGGCCAGACGTTTTCATGTGCTGCATTCAGGCATGCTCAAACTTTTCCGCAGCACGGCCGAAGGACGGGACCAGACGGTCTATCTGGTGGAGCAGGGCGACCCTTTTTGCCTGTGCACGCTTTACGGGGCCAAGGTCCTGCCGGTCAGCGCCCTGACCATGACGGCCTGCGAGGTGATCGCCTTTTCCGGAGAGAGCATGGCGCGGCAGCTGCGCCTTTCGCCCCAGGTGCTGCTCAATATCGTGCTCGTGCTCAACACCCGCCTGATGCATTCATATCAAATGATCGAGGACCTGGCCTTGCGCAGCATCCATCAGCGCGTGGCGTCCTTTCTGCTGCATGCCGTACGGGTCCGGGGCGAGGCCGCCCCCCGTGTGACTCTCTCGGTCTCCCGGCAGGAAGTGGCCAAGATTCTGGGGACCACGCCGGAGACCATTTCCCGCGTCCTTGCGCGGTTGTGTCAGGATGGACTGATAGAGGCCCGGGGCCGGGAGATAGTTCTTCTGGACTATCAGGGCATGGTGGATGCGGCGGGCTAG
- a CDS encoding transglutaminase domain-containing protein, translating to MNTLQLPTLAKLLVLLVILGGCAGRQPAPGLTTSFSIPDAANPNAVELKAFENMYLDDPEKSLAARFLLDNLPPADRLSMDADALSENLDYAFLARDAMPWGKAVPWGTFLHYVLPHRASQEPFQPHRAMLFAELAPLCATAGSMEEALARVGKWCAQKAQYRPTSRRDLGVMSILDAGYGRCEETNILFLAAARAVGLPVRQAMVPWWQHTDGNHAWVEAWTGDGWKFLESGTEFSALNQTWFAAETPRMAKVVAYVFGQPQDPAVYRMGTGFALVDNTSAYTRGTPVQVSVRMADDQPDAGRDVFFCVYSLGGLRPVTKAVTNDSGMARVVLGPGIFFVSCVADGGLAWTLLDTRDMDETRVRLQADAPRPLPESIRFSHPGPAENAFNISTSTRLKRLRKEREQRWEPFLRDLPAPLRERLALSGERTPHWLRLLNQPAGPSTPWLVPMLTGLDDKDLLQAEPDSLPRDIELAAFAREASAKAKLSYDDEIFTRFVLSSRLHLEPWSPWRAQLFPWLEKSIGLPLEKKMQAIRTRIDDLPILPTTLFGPPLTPGQTLAGGFCSSTSDKAVLAAAALRTMGVPARCAVDFKGVEYFDGADWQFWEMQAAVPASGALHVTGGTDLRPLQDFGVAGIDEGFLRTLDDLPWEKTRDGLSCAMQPGDYILLEPRRENNGVTVRLTPFSVTDNETTVVQIGAASQE from the coding sequence ATGAACACCTTACAGCTCCCCACCCTCGCCAAGCTCCTCGTTCTGCTCGTCATTCTCGGAGGCTGCGCCGGTCGCCAACCGGCACCGGGCCTCACGACCTCGTTCTCCATTCCGGACGCCGCCAACCCCAACGCGGTCGAACTAAAAGCCTTCGAGAACATGTATCTTGATGATCCGGAAAAATCCCTTGCCGCGCGCTTTCTGCTGGACAACCTGCCCCCGGCCGACAGGCTGTCCATGGATGCCGATGCGCTGAGCGAAAACCTGGACTATGCATTCCTGGCGCGAGATGCCATGCCCTGGGGCAAAGCAGTGCCCTGGGGCACCTTCCTGCACTACGTCCTGCCGCACCGCGCCAGCCAGGAGCCCTTCCAACCCCACCGGGCCATGCTCTTCGCCGAACTGGCCCCGCTGTGCGCCACGGCCGGAAGCATGGAGGAAGCGCTTGCTCGCGTTGGCAAGTGGTGCGCGCAAAAGGCCCAATACCGCCCCACCTCCCGCCGCGACCTTGGAGTCATGTCCATCCTCGACGCCGGATATGGCCGCTGCGAGGAAACGAACATCCTCTTTCTGGCGGCGGCCCGCGCCGTGGGCCTGCCGGTGCGCCAGGCCATGGTTCCGTGGTGGCAGCATACCGACGGCAACCATGCCTGGGTCGAAGCCTGGACCGGGGACGGCTGGAAATTCCTGGAAAGCGGGACTGAATTTTCCGCCCTGAACCAGACCTGGTTCGCGGCCGAGACGCCACGCATGGCCAAGGTCGTGGCGTATGTCTTTGGCCAGCCCCAGGACCCAGCGGTGTACCGCATGGGTACCGGCTTCGCCCTCGTCGACAACACCTCTGCCTACACGCGGGGCACCCCGGTCCAGGTCAGCGTGCGCATGGCCGACGACCAGCCCGATGCGGGCCGCGACGTGTTCTTCTGCGTCTATTCCCTGGGCGGTCTACGGCCCGTGACCAAGGCCGTCACCAACGACAGCGGCATGGCCAGGGTCGTCCTCGGTCCCGGGATCTTTTTCGTCTCCTGCGTGGCCGACGGCGGTCTCGCCTGGACCCTGCTCGACACCCGGGACATGGACGAAACGCGAGTCCGGCTCCAGGCCGACGCTCCCCGCCCGCTCCCCGAATCCATCCGCTTTTCCCATCCCGGCCCCGCTGAAAACGCTTTCAATATCTCGACGAGCACAAGGCTCAAACGCCTGCGCAAAGAGCGCGAGCAGCGCTGGGAGCCATTTCTGCGCGACCTGCCGGCACCGCTGCGCGAACGTCTGGCCCTTTCGGGAGAGCGCACCCCGCACTGGCTGCGCCTTCTGAATCAGCCCGCCGGTCCGTCCACGCCCTGGCTCGTGCCCATGCTGACCGGCCTCGACGACAAGGACCTGCTGCAAGCCGAACCAGACAGCCTGCCCCGCGACATCGAACTTGCGGCCTTTGCCAGGGAGGCTTCGGCCAAGGCCAAGCTCTCCTATGACGACGAGATCTTCACCCGCTTCGTGCTCTCCTCCAGGCTCCATCTTGAACCATGGTCACCATGGCGCGCCCAGTTGTTTCCGTGGCTCGAAAAATCCATTGGCCTGCCCCTCGAAAAAAAGATGCAGGCCATCCGGACCCGCATCGACGACCTGCCCATCCTGCCGACAACCCTCTTCGGCCCGCCCCTGACCCCAGGGCAAACCCTTGCAGGCGGCTTTTGTTCCTCGACTTCGGACAAGGCGGTGCTGGCTGCGGCAGCCTTGCGCACCATGGGCGTTCCGGCCCGCTGCGCGGTCGATTTCAAGGGCGTGGAGTATTTTGACGGCGCTGACTGGCAATTCTGGGAGATGCAGGCCGCCGTGCCGGCCAGTGGCGCGCTGCACGTCACGGGAGGCACGGACTTGCGCCCCTTGCAGGATTTCGGCGTGGCCGGAATCGATGAGGGCTTCCTGCGCACCCTCGACGACCTGCCCTGGGAAAAAACCCGGGACGGTCTGTCCTGCGCCATGCAACCCGGAGACTACATCCTGCTTGAACCCCGACGCGAGAACAACGGAGTAACGGTCCGGCTGACTCCCTTCAGCGTCACGGACAATGAAACGACGGTCGTTCAGATCGGAGCAGCGTCACAGGAATGA